The region GGCAACGGGGACCTGACCTGCTCCGAAGCATTGAATCGCGATGAGGGGCTGCGATTACCAGCATACAAGGACAACCGTGACGGCACCGGGATCATCTACGAGTGGCTTGAACGGCAGCGGTCGAGCGACACGGACAACGACGACATCGCCTGTGACTCATCCTCGAACCCCAGAGGGTACATTCCAAAAAAACGAACCGATGACCCGCACCCCACGGGGTGCCCGCCGGATGCAGAAACTTGGCGTGGGCTGAAGGTCTGCGCGGAGCGGTCACGCGACGGCTACGATCGCGATGACTACGGATCGGGATACACAAGTCTGGAGGACGACATCATCACGGCGCTGCCGGCGACCATGAAGAAAGATGGGCAAGTCTATACGCCGTATTCCTGCATTGCGTTCGACATTACAGCGGCGGGGACCGCTGCAACGGACATCGAGCACATCGTCGCTCTCGCGGAGGCCCACGACAGCGGGATCGCCGACGAAAGGCGCCGGGGCATCGCGAGCGACCTCGACAACCTTACGATCGCAGACCCGACGGTGAACCGGTCGAAAAAGAGTGACCGGGATGCCGCCGAGTGGATGCCGGCCCGACACCGCGCCTGGTTCGCAGCTCGCGTGATCGCCGTGAAGCAAGAATACGAGTTGAGCGTTGACCCGGCGGAGCGTGATGCGCTTGAGACGCTCCTCGCTGGCGGTGAGGCCGAGCTGAACTGCGTGGGCGCGGCTTCTGTTCCTGGTGCACCGGTGGGACTGATGGCCGTAGCGGGTAACGGAAGCATCACCTTGAGCTGGAATACAGCGGCCGACGGTGGCTCCAGCATCCTCCGCTACGAGTACCGCTTTAGGGCCGGCGGCGGAAATAGCAGTTTCAGCCGATGGACGGAAGTCTCTGGAGGATCGAGCGCAACCAGAGTGACCATCTCCGGTCTGACCAACGGGATCGAGTATGCCTTTCAAGTGCGGGCCGTGAACGACATCGGTGATGGTGAGCCGTCCATGGTCAACCAGACGCCAGGTGCGGTTCCGGGAACCCCGTCATTGTCTGCCCGAGGCGGCAATGGGGCCGTGACACTCCGGTGGAATGAGCCGGCGAACGACGGTGGTTACCCGATCCTCAACTACGATGTCCGCTATCGCGAGTCGGGTGCCGGCTGGGGCACCTGGATGGAAGTCGAGGGCGGCGCCACTGCGCGCAGCATAACCATCACGGGTTTGACCAATGGGACGACCTATGAGTTTCAGGTCAGAGCAGTAAACAGCAAGGGCGCTGGCGCTGAGGCCACGACGGAGTCTACGCCCATGCCGGGTTTGGATTTCGCCCACTTCGCCAACGGGGCTTCCATCACCTCCGACTTGGTGTTGGTGAATGTGGGGGCTGCGCCGATCCGGCCCACTATCTACTTCTACAACAAACAGGGACATCTCATTCCCGGAAAGTCGATTGTGGATGTCACGGGAGACTTGGGGAGACAACATGACGGAGCCATTTCCGTCCGAACCAAGATGGACCCCTTGGGGGAGCTGACGATATCGACCCACGGTCAAGGGGAGTTGGTGACTGGGTCCGTGAGGGTGGAGGCGGACGGTCCCATCGGTGGGGTCCTGCGCTTTGACATTCCGGAGATTGGGGTTGCCGGGGTAGGCGCCAGCCAACCTGTCCGGGACGCCATTTTCCCAGCGCGCCGCAAGGAGGGCGGTATCAACACCGGCGCGGCAATCCGGAACCTGGTAGACGACCCGGTCGTAGTGAGTTGCCAATTGATACAAGACGGCACGGAATTGGAGGTAGTGGACATTTCTCTGGACGGCAACGGGCAGACGGCCAAGTTCATCCATGAGTTGTTCACCAAGACCGATACATCAGATTTCGTGGGCTCGGTTCGTTGCACTGCTCCGAACGATGAAATGTTCACCGGAGTGGCCCTGGAGATGGATCCCGACAATCGGATCTTCACCACGTTACCCCTCGTGCCTGTGGCGACCGAAGAAAGGGCGGCGAGCCTGGACTTTGCGCACTTCGCCAACGGAGAATCCATTACTTCCGAGGTGGTGCTGGTGAACGTGTCCCGTGAGGACGCCACCCCGACCCTCTCCTTCTTCGATCCCAAGGGCAATACCATCGCCGGCGACTCAGTGGTGAACTTGACAGGGGATCTGGCGCTCACAGACGAAGGGGCTTTGACCATCAGGACGAAGATCAAGCCCCTGGGCGAGCGAACGATATCAACCACTGGGGAAGGGACGTTGAGGATTGGATCGGTACGAGTGGTTTCTGACGGCCCGCTCGGTGGGGTCCTGCGCTTCAATGCTCCGGCCATCGGTGTGGCGGGAGTCGGCGCCAGCCAATCAGTCCCAGCTGCCGTCTTTCCAGCTCGCCGCCAAGGAGGAGGAATCAATACCGGCGCGGCCATCCGCAACCTGGAACCGGACCCGATGACACTGACCTGCCAGTTGATGCGAAAGGGTGCCGTGCTGGAAGAGATAGAGATCCCATTGCCAGGCAACGGTCAAGTAGCCAAGTTCATTGATGAGATATTCGAGACTGATACGTCTGACTTCGTGGGAGTGGTGCGCTGCAGTGCCCCGGACGAGGGGCGGTTCACCGGAGTTGCATTGGAAATGGATCCCGGCAACCGGATCTTTACGACCTTGCCGGTGATCCCGGTGTCGCGATGACCACTTGGCTAAAGGAGATCCTGTCTCGGTTGTTCGGGATCTGATTCGACCGAGGCTCGCTTTGGCAGACGGCCCAATATCACCGATCCGGAAACGCGTCTCAACTTCCAAGGCAAGGCGCCGGACCAAGAGTCCAGTACCTCGAAACTCGTCCATGGAGTCCACGGACCTCCAATATGGTCGAATGGAATCCCGTTCAGAACGTGGGATTCAATGAGGGATCCGGCTTGAGAGAATAGAAAATAACTCTATTATTATCAGATACTTAAGGGAAATCCTCCGTAGACCCTGCGGGAGCAGCGCTCGAACGCCGTCGTTACGTAGACTCGACTTACCGCTGGCCGTCGACCGTGCCGCGGGGGCACCGCACGTCGAGGATCACTGGAATTACTCAAGAGATCAATCCCCGGAACGAGGTTCTCGAGTCTGATCCCTTCCGGATCCTCCCCTTCCGGATTGTGCGTCGCGAGTCGGAGCTGCCCGAGGATCCATCGGCGCTGGACGACCGGCGCCAAGAGTGGGACAGTGTCCAAAACCGGACACTTTGTCCCGGAATCGGACACTTCGTTGCGGCCCGAAGCAGGGTCGGGTATTGATGGAGACTGGGATCAGTCTTCAGGTCAGGCAAATCCGGGATCTGATCCAGCAGAACGACGTCGTCGCAGTTTTCGAAACTGTCCCTTTCCTGGGAGTTCTGCTGGGAGTTGGAGACTGTCCCTTTTCTGAACTGTCCCTTTTCTGGGAGTTGTCTGCAGCAGAAGAACCCGGCGGGATTCCGCTCTCAGACCTCGTTCCTGCGGAACCGTTCCAACAGATGATCGCAGGCCCGGACCGTGAGGGCCATCATGGTCAGGGTGGGATTCTGGCAACCGGCGCTCACGAAACAGGAGCCATCGGTGACCAGGAGGTTGTCGATGTCGTGGCACTGGTTGTAGGGGTTCAGTACCGACTTGGCGGGGTCGTGGCCCATCCGGGCCGTCCCCACTTCGTGAATCGCCATGCCGGGCATGGCCGTCCGGGCATTGACCTTGATGTTGCGTGCCCCGGTCGACTCCAACATTTCGGCCGCCGTAGCGGCGGCGTCCTCCATCATGGCCATCTCGTTGGGGCCATGGGTCATTTGGATCCTGAGGGCCGGGATCCCCCAGGCGTCCTTCTTCTCCGGGTCGATCTCGCAGTAGTTGTCCAGCCGGGCCAGGGATTCTCCGAACCCGCTCAGCCGGATCATGTAAAAGCCCTCCTTGACCGCGGCCTTGTAGGACGCTCCGAAGCCTTCGGCGTCGAACCGGAAGCTGGGTGAGCTGCCCCCCTGGAAACCGTAGCCCCGGATGAACCGGGGATGCCTCTTCTCTCCCGCCAGATTCCGGAACCGGATCATGTAGATCCCATTGGGACGCCGCGGATCCGACGCCCGCTTCCGGACCGGGAACTGGGGCAGCTCGCCCGCCGCTCCGGCACCCACCACGTGGTCCATGAGGTACTTCCCCAGGAGTCCGCTGGAATTGCCGAGACCCTCGGGGTGGTTCCGAGTCGCCGAGTTGAAGAGGATCCGGGTCGACTCCAGAGCCTGGGCGCACAGAATCACCGCCCGGCTCCGCACCTGGTAGGTCCGGCGCCGGTGACGGTGAACGTAGGTGACTCCCCGGGCCCGGTTGCTGGAGGGATCCATATCCACATGGCTGACGATGGCGTCGGTGAGGAGCGTGCAGTTGCCGCTCGTCAGGGCGTCGGCCACGGTGGTGGCCGGGCTGTTGAAGTAGGAAGCGGTCACACAGCCCCTTTCGCAGGGACCGCAATAGTGGCAGGCCGCCCGTCCGTTGAGCGGCTGCGTCAGGACTGCGGTCCGCCCGATGGTGAGGGTGCGGCCGAATTTGTCCCGCGCCCGGCTCCGGAGCAGCCGTTCTCCGCAGGTCATGGCCATGGGGGGTAGAAACTGCCCGTCAGGCAATTGCGGCTGTCCCTCGGCCTGTCCGCTGATGCCGACGTACTTCTCGACCCGGTCGTAATAGGGAACCAACTCCCGGTAGGCGAGGGGCCAGTCGTCGCCGTAACCGTCGTGGCTGGACGCCTTCAGGTCCAGGTCGCTGAGACGATAGCTCTGCCGCCCCCAGACCATGCTCCTTCCCCCGACGATTCGCAGGCGCTGCCAGGTGAACGGCTTGTCCTTCGGCGTGGTGTAAGGATTCTCCAAATCGTTGACGAACCAGTCGTAGTTGTACTCGGTGCAGGCGTAGCAGGCCTTCTGAATGGGACGCGTACGCGCCAGTTCCGGCGAGTGGTTCCGATACTCCAGCTTGTAGGCGGGCATGTGTTCGGTGAATTCCCGGGGAGAGACCTTGCGGCCAGCCTCCAGCAGGACCACTTTCAGGCTGGCCTCCGAGAGAACCTTGGCCGCCCAGCCTCCGGTGGCGCCCGACCCCACCACGGCCACGTCGAAGAACTCGCTGTGGGGATCCTGGAGCAGGGCGGAGCTCACTTGTGAAAGCCCTCGGGATGCGGACAACCGGGGAAGGATCCGGACATGGCGTCTTCGCTCCATCCCAGTTCCTTCAGACCCGCCTCCGAATTGTAGAAGGCCCGGCTGATCCAATCTTTCAGATTGAGGAAGTGGTCGTGGCCCGGAAATTCGGACCGGTTGTCCTTCCACGTCACCAGCTTGTGGGGATAGGCGACGAAATTGAGAAACTCCAGTTGGCTCTCGGCGGGAAGGTGGAGGAAGGCCGCGCCGTAGCGTCTCAGGCACTCCCCGTCGAACCAGGCCAGGCTGTCCAGGAACCGGCTCTGCGTTTCCCGGGACTCGCTGGCCAGGAGTTTGTCGATGAAGCGGTTGACGAGAGCGGCCTTGGCCCCAGGGGTGTCGGTCTCGGGAATGATGAGGTCGCTCAGCCGGATCAGCGTGTCGTCTTGGTGGGCATCCAGGAAAACAGGTTTCCAGCCAGCCGAGGCCAACTCGGCCGAGGCGTCGTAACCGGGAGGAAATTCCCGAGCTTGAACCTGCGCCGCCCCGGCCAGGGCCGCCGTCAGTGACCCCCAGAGGGATCGTCCAAAGAATTCGCGGCGCTTCATGTTCCCGCCTCCAGGCTTCGAGAATAACGCGGCCGTGCCAATATAATCCATCCAATTCAGTCAACTGACAAGGAGGGGACTGTCCCCAAGAGGGAGGGAGGGAGGGAGGGAGGGAGGGAGGGGGAGGGGAGGAATCAAGACTCATCTCACGAGACCGGGGGGATCTCGTCCGCATGCCCAGGGGTGTTCCCGACCGGACGGTCACAGTGGGAGACGAACGCATGCTGGCGGTGATCGTCTACATTTCGGCCGACCGGCAGATGGAGATCCACGAAGAGTCGCTCCACTTCCCTGCCCGGCTCTTGTGGATCTACAGGTGCGCGATTACGATTGCGATGACATGACGATGGTCGACCACCTGGACGGGTCCTGGAGCCGGAGGCGTTGGATGGCCGCTGCGGCGGGCGTGACGGGACTGGCCAGTGCCGAGGACATGGCCCTGTCCTTTTCGCCGGCGGCCTCCGGTGTCAAGCGAAGCGGCCGGCCCCGGTCCGACGGCCCCCGGAGCCGGATGAAGATCGGCTCCTTCGAGGCCACGCTGGTGGCGTCTCCCGACTACGCGCTGCTGAATTCCTGGAACGTCCACGACACTCACTTCCAACGCTCGATCCTGGAATTGGAGACCACCGACGGCTACACCGGAGTCGCCGAAATCGGGGGCGCGGCATTTCAGGCTCTCCAAGCGGCGCGCGACACCGTGCTGGGACGAGACCCCTTCGAGATCGAATTTTTCCGCCGCAGGCTCTCCCACCGCTCCGAGTTCGCGCCGAGGCACAACGCCGAAACCCTGGCCGCGGTGGAAATCGCGTGCCTGGACTTGATCGGAAAGGTGATCGACCGGCCGGTCGTCGATCTGATCGGCGGCCCCTTCCGGGATGAGGCTCCCTTTTCGGCCTACAACTTCTTCGTCCTTCCGGAGGAGGGCGGACCGGACGTCACGACTCCCGAAGCCATGGCGCAGCAATTCCTGGATTTCCACCGGGACCACGGGTTCACGACCTGCAAGTTCAAGGGGGGCGTACTGAAGCCGGAGTTGGAGATCGAAGCCTTGACGCGCATCCGCGAGGCCATGCCGCAAGCCAAGCTTCGGATCGACCCGAACGCGTCGTGGAGCGTGGACACCTCGGTCAGAGCCGCCCGCCGGTTGGAGCCGCTGGGGATGGAATACCTGGAGGATCCCACGCGGGGACAGGAAGGCATGGCCGAGGTCCGCAGGCAGACATCCATTCCCCTGGCCACCAACATGTGCGTCACCCGCATGGAGCACATCCGCCCCGGGTACGACCGGGGAGCCATCGACATCGTGTTGCTGGATCCCCACTACATGGGCGGGCTCAACAACGTCCGGCACTGGGCGTCAACGTGCGAGGCTCTGGGATGGGGATGCTCCGGCCACAGCAACAACTACCTGGGCATCTCCATGGCCACCCAGGTCCACATGGTCTGCGCCATCTCCCACATCACCTACGACGTGGACTCGCATTATCCTTGGACCACTCAGGACATTATCCGGGGCGGAATGCTCCGGTTCCGGGACGGCAAGATGGCCCTCCCCCCAGGACCCGGCCTCGGCGTCGAGATCGACCCGGACAAGAAGGCCTTGCTGGCCGAGAACGTGTCACGCACCCGGGCCCGGCACGATCTGCTCCATCAATGGGACCCCCGATACCCCAAGGATCGTCATGGCGTCCGCTGGTAGCACGGGCTTCGAAAACTCGGCTGAATCCCCATGAAACGCTCCCTGATCCTGCTTCTCGGCCTGCATTTGATGAATACCGGCTGCGGGCCGGACCCCGCCTCGACTCCGCCCTCTCCGGAGGCAATGCTGGAAACCTTTCGCATCAGCGAAGAGTTCCGGGTGGAGATCTTCGCCGCCGAGCCCGACGTGACCGATCCGGTGGACTTGGCGTTCGACGAACAGGGACGGGCCTGGGTCGCCGAAATGAGGGACTATCCCTACCAGCCTCCCGAGGGGGGGCCGTTCCTGAGCCGGGTCCGCGTGCTGGAAGACCGGGATGGGGACGGCCGCGTGGACCACTCCACCGTTTTTGCCGAAGGCCTGCCCAATGTGAAGAGTGTCCTGCCGTGGAAGGACGGCCTGCTGGTGAGCTCGGCGCCGAACATCCTTTACCTGCGGGACACCGACGGCGACCTGCGGGCGGATGAGACGACTCCCCTGTTCACCGGGTTCACGATCCTGGTGGACCCGGAGGGCCAGCTCAGCAACCTGCGCTTCGGCATCGACAACTGGATTTACGCCGCCAACGACAGCCAGGCGGGACAGATCACCTTCTCCCGCCGGCCCGGCGCCGAACCGGTCTCGGTCCTGAACGCCGACTTCAGGTTTCGCCTGGACCGGAATCTATTCGAGGCGGCCTCGGGAGCCACCCGGTTCGGACTGAGCTTCGACGAGTGGGGACGTCGCTTCTTTTCACAATCGGGAAGACACATCCAGCACGTGGTGGCGGCGCGGCGCTATCTCCAGCGAAACCTCTTTCTGACGGCTCCTCCCGTCACCCGCTTCATCTCCGTTCACGATCAGCGCATCTTCCAGCTCACACCTGCCGAGGCTTGGCGCGAGGCCCGCACCCGGATGCGCCGGCGGCGGGCGCGGGAGCTGGGGAGAGAACGGCAAACCGCCTCCACCGGCTTCTTCTCCGGAGCGACGGGAGCCACCATCTACACCGGAGACACGTTTCCCCGGCGTTACCGGGGCAACGCCTTCGCCGGCGACGTGGCGGGCAACATCGTCCACCGCGACGTTCTCACCCCCAGCGGTGTCAGTTTCGTCGCCGACCGGCCCGAGGAGGAACGGGACCGGGAGTTCATGGCTTCCACGTCACGCTGGTTTCGGCCCGCCAGCTTCGCCGTGGGTCCGGACGGCAACCTCTACGTCGTCGACATCTGCCGCCAGTACGTGGAGACTCCGGCTTCCATCCCCGAGCCCATTAAGGAAGGCCTCGACTTCTACGCCGGGATCGATCATGGCCGCATCTACCGGATCGTGCCGCGGGATTCCGCCTCCCGCCCATACGTTCGTCCCGAACTCCACAAGGCCGCCACACCGGAATTGGTGGGGCATCTCGCCTCCCCTAACCAGTGGTGGCGCCTCACCGCCCAGCGGCTCCTGCTCCAGCGGCAGGACCGGTCCGCTCTTCCCGCCTTGAGAGAAATGGCGGGCAACAGAGAGAATCCCCAAGGCCGGCTCCATGCCCTCTTTGCACTGGAAGGCCTGTCCGCCCTGGAGGAAGCCATCGTCGGTGAAGCCCTGGAAGACGACCAACCGGGCGTCCGGGAACAGGCCGTCATTCTTGCCGAGAAGTTCCCCGGACTTCTTCCCAAGCTGGTGAAGATGACGGGCGATCCATCCCCCCGTGTCGCCTTCCAACTCTCCCTGAGCCTAGGTGAATTCTCCGGTCCCCGTGTGCATGACGCGTTCCGGGACCTGGTGGCCCGCCACGGAGAGGACCCCTGGCAACGAGCCGCGGTCCTCAGTTCCGACGCCGGGTCCTCGCTGAAGTTGTTGCAATCGATGGTGGCGGAACGTGGCTATTTCAATCCGCCGGCTCCGAACAAGACCGGATTTCTGGACGACTTGGCTGCCGTCGTTGGCGCCCGCAGCGAGGGACGAGAGGTCCAGCGTCTGGTTCGCCTGTTGGCCCGTTCTCGGCCGCTGAGAGAGAAAGGGTTGCGGGCCGCGGGACTCTCAGGGCTGGCGCGAGGACTGGAGCTGGCGCAAATCGTGCGGCTGAACCCGGCAGGAGCAGCCGGTTCACTGCGAAGCCTGCTGGGGAGCGGTTCACAGGAGGTGCGCGA is a window of Acidobacteriota bacterium DNA encoding:
- a CDS encoding fibronectin type III domain-containing protein, yielding MNRQKQETRPVQEGCRRKISGHWKPRVLLTMLAALLLGPGPSAVAQSRDEFAYWDGNGNGDLTCSEALNRDEGLRLPAYKDNRDGTGIIYEWLERQRSSDTDNDDIACDSSSNPRGYIPKKRTDDPHPTGCPPDAETWRGLKVCAERSRDGYDRDDYGSGYTSLEDDIITALPATMKKDGQVYTPYSCIAFDITAAGTAATDIEHIVALAEAHDSGIADERRRGIASDLDNLTIADPTVNRSKKSDRDAAEWMPARHRAWFAARVIAVKQEYELSVDPAERDALETLLAGGEAELNCVGAASVPGAPVGLMAVAGNGSITLSWNTAADGGSSILRYEYRFRAGGGNSSFSRWTEVSGGSSATRVTISGLTNGIEYAFQVRAVNDIGDGEPSMVNQTPGAVPGTPSLSARGGNGAVTLRWNEPANDGGYPILNYDVRYRESGAGWGTWMEVEGGATARSITITGLTNGTTYEFQVRAVNSKGAGAEATTESTPMPGLDFAHFANGASITSDLVLVNVGAAPIRPTIYFYNKQGHLIPGKSIVDVTGDLGRQHDGAISVRTKMDPLGELTISTHGQGELVTGSVRVEADGPIGGVLRFDIPEIGVAGVGASQPVRDAIFPARRKEGGINTGAAIRNLVDDPVVVSCQLIQDGTELEVVDISLDGNGQTAKFIHELFTKTDTSDFVGSVRCTAPNDEMFTGVALEMDPDNRIFTTLPLVPVATEERAASLDFAHFANGESITSEVVLVNVSREDATPTLSFFDPKGNTIAGDSVVNLTGDLALTDEGALTIRTKIKPLGERTISTTGEGTLRIGSVRVVSDGPLGGVLRFNAPAIGVAGVGASQSVPAAVFPARRQGGGINTGAAIRNLEPDPMTLTCQLMRKGAVLEEIEIPLPGNGQVAKFIDEIFETDTSDFVGVVRCSAPDEGRFTGVALEMDPGNRIFTTLPVIPVSR
- a CDS encoding GMC family oxidoreductase; translation: MSSALLQDPHSEFFDVAVVGSGATGGWAAKVLSEASLKVVLLEAGRKVSPREFTEHMPAYKLEYRNHSPELARTRPIQKACYACTEYNYDWFVNDLENPYTTPKDKPFTWQRLRIVGGRSMVWGRQSYRLSDLDLKASSHDGYGDDWPLAYRELVPYYDRVEKYVGISGQAEGQPQLPDGQFLPPMAMTCGERLLRSRARDKFGRTLTIGRTAVLTQPLNGRAACHYCGPCERGCVTASYFNSPATTVADALTSGNCTLLTDAIVSHVDMDPSSNRARGVTYVHRHRRRTYQVRSRAVILCAQALESTRILFNSATRNHPEGLGNSSGLLGKYLMDHVVGAGAAGELPQFPVRKRASDPRRPNGIYMIRFRNLAGEKRHPRFIRGYGFQGGSSPSFRFDAEGFGASYKAAVKEGFYMIRLSGFGESLARLDNYCEIDPEKKDAWGIPALRIQMTHGPNEMAMMEDAAATAAEMLESTGARNIKVNARTAMPGMAIHEVGTARMGHDPAKSVLNPYNQCHDIDNLLVTDGSCFVSAGCQNPTLTMMALTVRACDHLLERFRRNEV
- a CDS encoding gluconate 2-dehydrogenase subunit 3 family protein, with translation MKRREFFGRSLWGSLTAALAGAAQVQAREFPPGYDASAELASAGWKPVFLDAHQDDTLIRLSDLIIPETDTPGAKAALVNRFIDKLLASESRETQSRFLDSLAWFDGECLRRYGAAFLHLPAESQLEFLNFVAYPHKLVTWKDNRSEFPGHDHFLNLKDWISRAFYNSEAGLKELGWSEDAMSGSFPGCPHPEGFHK
- a CDS encoding glucarate dehydratase yields the protein MTMVDHLDGSWSRRRWMAAAAGVTGLASAEDMALSFSPAASGVKRSGRPRSDGPRSRMKIGSFEATLVASPDYALLNSWNVHDTHFQRSILELETTDGYTGVAEIGGAAFQALQAARDTVLGRDPFEIEFFRRRLSHRSEFAPRHNAETLAAVEIACLDLIGKVIDRPVVDLIGGPFRDEAPFSAYNFFVLPEEGGPDVTTPEAMAQQFLDFHRDHGFTTCKFKGGVLKPELEIEALTRIREAMPQAKLRIDPNASWSVDTSVRAARRLEPLGMEYLEDPTRGQEGMAEVRRQTSIPLATNMCVTRMEHIRPGYDRGAIDIVLLDPHYMGGLNNVRHWASTCEALGWGCSGHSNNYLGISMATQVHMVCAISHITYDVDSHYPWTTQDIIRGGMLRFRDGKMALPPGPGLGVEIDPDKKALLAENVSRTRARHDLLHQWDPRYPKDRHGVRW
- a CDS encoding c-type cytochrome; protein product: MKRSLILLLGLHLMNTGCGPDPASTPPSPEAMLETFRISEEFRVEIFAAEPDVTDPVDLAFDEQGRAWVAEMRDYPYQPPEGGPFLSRVRVLEDRDGDGRVDHSTVFAEGLPNVKSVLPWKDGLLVSSAPNILYLRDTDGDLRADETTPLFTGFTILVDPEGQLSNLRFGIDNWIYAANDSQAGQITFSRRPGAEPVSVLNADFRFRLDRNLFEAASGATRFGLSFDEWGRRFFSQSGRHIQHVVAARRYLQRNLFLTAPPVTRFISVHDQRIFQLTPAEAWREARTRMRRRRARELGRERQTASTGFFSGATGATIYTGDTFPRRYRGNAFAGDVAGNIVHRDVLTPSGVSFVADRPEEERDREFMASTSRWFRPASFAVGPDGNLYVVDICRQYVETPASIPEPIKEGLDFYAGIDHGRIYRIVPRDSASRPYVRPELHKAATPELVGHLASPNQWWRLTAQRLLLQRQDRSALPALREMAGNRENPQGRLHALFALEGLSALEEAIVGEALEDDQPGVREQAVILAEKFPGLLPKLVKMTGDPSPRVAFQLSLSLGEFSGPRVHDAFRDLVARHGEDPWQRAAVLSSDAGSSLKLLQSMVAERGYFNPPAPNKTGFLDDLAAVVGARSEGREVQRLVRLLARSRPLREKGLRAAGLSGLARGLELAQIVRLNPAGAAGSLRSLLGSGSQEVRDAAARVGKHFRVPSLVATARKDVLDESLSAARRSSSVRMLAAATYREAEPVLTRVLTVADPELTRAALETLSYFEDPDVSRLVLEKWGTFSPDARAQALAILLSHPARVQALLSAVESGAMERAALDHQQKQFLRNHPGEEVRRRALEILQADTTDRDALVEEHLPVLELEADPLNGGKVFRRECARCHEPDQGVGVGPGLRTAVQGHTREQLLFDILNPSGLILSAYQNYIVTTRDGRVYGGIIAAETPGTLTLRSGPNQQETILRGRIAEIRASEVSIMPEGFEENLTRQELADVISFMQAGYLIPEELAAPRDN